A stretch of Microbulbifer sp. SAOS-129_SWC DNA encodes these proteins:
- a CDS encoding PilW family protein produces MNLTPLGRQRGLSLIELMIAILLSAMLLWGVLQIFDSNRNTMRMQTAFARVQESGRFAMDLLARQIRIADYWGCAPDPGSIRNHLDTSDPDYVKAQDYLNSLGTQGILGTDDASGVTIGTKDVIDGTDILYLRGSEDACGGTGRMVPSSQAASIMASQNCQVAEGQTILLTNCQSGELMTITNVQTGGGGSSLKRTLVHNTGSLADGYIENATKDLQREYGADSRILVPYQRIYFIANNDTTNTPSLFVSEDSGSSQELIPGIEDLQILYGFDTDNDDVVDTWKVADTDPNEMENVLALKVQLVAASDSGVNADDLTVTDLDGNDTTYSDGKLRKVYLTTTKIRNRGQM; encoded by the coding sequence ATGAACCTGACACCTCTCGGCCGACAGCGGGGTCTGTCACTGATCGAACTGATGATTGCCATTCTGCTCAGCGCTATGCTGTTGTGGGGGGTACTGCAGATATTCGACAGTAACCGCAACACAATGCGGATGCAGACCGCCTTCGCGCGGGTGCAGGAGAGCGGGCGATTTGCCATGGACCTGCTGGCCCGGCAGATCCGCATTGCCGATTACTGGGGTTGTGCGCCGGATCCGGGCAGCATTCGCAACCACCTGGATACCAGCGATCCGGACTATGTGAAAGCGCAGGATTACCTGAACAGCCTCGGCACTCAGGGCATCTTGGGAACGGATGACGCCAGCGGTGTGACGATTGGCACCAAGGATGTAATCGACGGAACCGATATCCTGTATCTGCGCGGTTCCGAGGACGCCTGTGGAGGTACTGGGCGCATGGTGCCGAGTTCGCAGGCGGCGTCAATCATGGCGAGCCAGAACTGCCAGGTGGCGGAGGGGCAGACGATATTGCTGACCAACTGCCAGAGCGGTGAGCTGATGACCATTACCAATGTGCAAACCGGAGGCGGCGGCAGTTCTTTGAAACGCACCCTGGTACACAATACCGGCTCGCTCGCTGATGGTTACATCGAGAATGCGACCAAGGATCTGCAGCGCGAATACGGTGCCGATTCCCGCATTCTGGTGCCCTATCAGCGTATCTACTTTATCGCCAACAATGACACCACCAACACGCCGTCACTGTTTGTCAGTGAGGACAGTGGCTCGTCCCAGGAGCTGATTCCGGGCATCGAGGACCTGCAGATTTTATACGGATTCGATACCGATAACGATGACGTGGTCGATACCTGGAAAGTTGCCGACACGGACCCTAATGAAATGGAAAATGTGCTGGCGCTCAAGGTGCAACTGGTAGCTGCCAGCGACAGCGGCGTTAATGCGGACGACCTGACGGTGACCGACCTGGATGGCAACGATACGACCTACAGCGACGGCAAACTGCGCAAGGTTTATCTGACCACCACCAAGATTCGCAACAGGGGACAAATGTGA
- a CDS encoding PilX N-terminal domain-containing pilus assembly protein, producing MNSWRSQQGAVLVVSLIVLLVLTMIGVSAARSVLLEEKMTFASRDAKVALEVAEALTRQGEQYIDSLSTTGDFGASGWRRTQGDGPDNMLDASTWNSENSTELEVDMLDGNGNKLKGRLYIELAGNADKEDPANDITVEGYGQTTGGGEIKVFRIVALGRGYGGDDGGTERIIISHYGKRF from the coding sequence ATGAATTCATGGCGTTCGCAACAGGGCGCGGTGCTGGTGGTCAGCTTGATTGTACTGCTGGTGCTGACCATGATCGGTGTCTCCGCCGCGCGCTCTGTGCTGCTCGAGGAGAAAATGACCTTTGCCTCCCGCGATGCCAAGGTGGCGCTGGAGGTGGCCGAGGCGTTGACGCGCCAGGGCGAGCAGTATATCGACAGCCTCTCCACCACCGGCGACTTTGGCGCTAGCGGCTGGCGGCGCACGCAGGGGGACGGTCCCGATAACATGCTGGATGCCTCCACCTGGAATAGCGAAAATTCCACCGAACTCGAAGTCGATATGCTGGATGGCAACGGCAACAAGCTGAAAGGTCGCCTGTATATAGAGCTCGCCGGCAATGCCGACAAGGAAGATCCGGCTAACGATATCACCGTCGAGGGTTACGGCCAGACCACGGGGGGTGGTGAAATTAAGGTATTCCGTATCGTTGCCCTGGGCAGGGGCTACGGCGGTGACGACGGCGGTACCGAGCGCATCATCATCAGCCACTACGGCAAGCGTTTTTAA
- a CDS encoding PilC/PilY family type IV pilus protein has translation MNKFALKPLLFGLFGFSITVSTCASAEALNLSNAPLQSTGKAEPNLMILLDSSGSMATELSSGDTRLAVAKSAAVDVVRGLGDIRVGLARFNDTDGAKILYGLTSISTSGARDDLITKINAIDATDWTPLAESLADLGRYYVQGHESATVTLHPDDPALKEDVTASTVLDRVPHYADGVSAPTSSDPAIQYYCQKNFILTLTDGLPTQDRIVSKDLQDYDGDCPNGNDGLTCSANDKKVNAGYVYESQDNNPSDYMDDVAQALHEVDWRPDLTDSSDPTHKNNITSYFIGFADDSLKDNLLLKDAGNQGGGSYKYASDASALVTSFNDAIASISNSVGTQSSVAFNSTTLDAGAVIYSAKFDTSDFSGKLIARSLDPDTGRIAATEWEASEQLADESSSTRQIITYLNNTGVPFTATSSGVFDTNSVTPHEADLKVDSSDGSTDDTANLRDDRLAYIRGDTTSDDASGFRPRGTFASGSYYGKPKLLGDIVHSTPVYVGKPELDWPADFGGNSANQSYAQFQIDEENRTPMVYVGANDGMLHGFNANTGEEVFGYIPSLVLSTERYDGLHVFTSDEYSHNYYVDLTPAVSDVYIDPTGGNSEDWHTVLIGGLRGGGKGYFALNVTDPSVLDESHADAVTMWEFDGGDSTDQKNLGYSYSRAQIAKLNNGKWVAIFGNGYNSDNGVAGLFIVDIEAGADGNWHNGDWKFISTGSGTVSDRKNGLSSPRLVDLDGDKVVDRVYAGDLMGNMWAFDLSSSSDSNWSVVGGKPLFKAGGGTPEAQNAILAAPLVARNTVVTDGSSPNVLVMFGTGQYLNSGDLSDNTAGAFYAVWDNGYTETNASLTPSNLVPRTLTDDGTGRKINSGDAIDWTTYYGWRMELDSGSGDYAGERVITSPALRRNTLFFSTVSPNPQPCASSGKGYLMAFDFRTGLEGDDPVADINNDGEINAQDDGYVGKEFESCTGDNCDDGSNNSGGDPGMPGESGFIGDVRCTPGSNGDVICDDIDVGDEEREGRLAWEEFSPQ, from the coding sequence ATGAATAAATTTGCATTGAAACCGCTGCTGTTCGGGCTCTTCGGTTTTTCGATCACCGTTTCCACCTGCGCGAGTGCGGAAGCGCTGAACCTGTCCAATGCGCCGCTGCAGTCGACAGGCAAGGCGGAACCCAACCTGATGATCCTGCTCGATTCGTCGGGGTCGATGGCGACGGAGCTGAGCAGTGGTGATACCCGTCTTGCGGTGGCCAAGTCAGCGGCGGTGGATGTCGTGCGCGGACTGGGCGATATCCGCGTCGGCCTGGCGCGATTTAATGATACGGACGGGGCCAAAATTCTCTACGGGCTGACCAGTATTTCCACTTCAGGTGCACGCGACGATCTGATAACCAAGATCAATGCCATCGATGCCACGGACTGGACACCACTGGCCGAATCCCTCGCGGACCTCGGTCGCTACTACGTTCAGGGCCATGAGTCGGCGACGGTGACGCTGCACCCGGATGATCCGGCGCTTAAAGAAGACGTTACCGCATCGACAGTGCTCGATCGCGTACCGCATTACGCCGATGGCGTCTCCGCCCCCACCAGTTCCGATCCCGCGATCCAGTATTACTGCCAGAAAAATTTTATCCTGACCCTGACCGATGGCCTGCCGACCCAGGACCGTATCGTCAGTAAAGACCTGCAGGATTACGACGGCGATTGCCCAAACGGCAACGATGGGCTGACTTGTTCTGCCAACGACAAGAAAGTCAACGCCGGCTATGTCTACGAAAGCCAGGATAATAACCCGTCCGACTATATGGATGACGTGGCGCAGGCATTGCACGAGGTAGACTGGCGCCCGGATCTGACCGACTCGAGTGATCCGACCCACAAGAACAATATCACCAGTTACTTTATCGGCTTCGCCGACGACAGTCTGAAAGACAATCTGTTGCTCAAGGATGCCGGCAACCAGGGCGGCGGCAGTTACAAATACGCCTCCGATGCATCGGCGCTGGTGACCTCCTTCAACGATGCCATCGCTTCAATTTCCAATTCCGTCGGTACCCAGTCGTCGGTCGCTTTCAACTCGACCACGCTGGATGCCGGTGCTGTCATCTACTCGGCCAAATTCGACACCTCGGATTTCAGCGGCAAGCTGATTGCACGCTCGCTGGATCCGGATACCGGGCGTATTGCCGCGACCGAGTGGGAGGCGTCGGAACAGCTCGCCGACGAATCGTCCTCCACCCGCCAGATCATTACCTATCTTAATAACACCGGTGTACCTTTTACTGCGACCAGTAGCGGCGTTTTCGATACCAATAGCGTGACGCCGCACGAGGCGGATCTGAAAGTCGACAGCTCGGACGGTTCTACCGACGATACGGCAAACCTGAGAGATGATCGTTTGGCCTATATCCGCGGTGATACGACGAGTGATGATGCGAGTGGTTTCCGGCCACGCGGTACGTTCGCTTCAGGTAGCTATTACGGCAAGCCGAAATTGCTCGGTGATATCGTGCACTCGACACCGGTTTACGTGGGCAAGCCGGAGCTGGACTGGCCGGCCGATTTTGGCGGTAACAGCGCTAATCAGAGTTACGCGCAGTTCCAGATCGACGAGGAAAACCGCACGCCGATGGTCTATGTCGGCGCCAACGACGGTATGTTGCACGGCTTCAACGCGAATACCGGTGAGGAAGTGTTTGGCTATATTCCGTCTCTGGTGCTGAGCACCGAGCGCTACGACGGCCTGCACGTATTCACCAGTGACGAGTACTCACATAATTATTATGTCGACCTGACCCCCGCGGTATCAGATGTCTACATCGATCCGACTGGCGGAAATTCTGAGGACTGGCACACGGTGCTGATCGGCGGCCTGCGCGGCGGTGGCAAGGGCTATTTTGCTCTCAATGTCACCGATCCGTCGGTGCTCGACGAGAGCCATGCGGACGCTGTGACCATGTGGGAGTTTGATGGCGGCGACAGTACCGACCAGAAGAACCTCGGTTATTCCTATTCCCGGGCGCAGATCGCCAAGTTGAACAATGGGAAATGGGTGGCGATTTTCGGCAATGGCTACAATAGCGACAACGGCGTGGCCGGACTGTTTATCGTCGATATCGAGGCGGGCGCAGATGGAAACTGGCATAACGGCGACTGGAAATTTATCAGTACCGGCTCCGGCACTGTCAGTGACCGCAAGAACGGCCTGTCGTCCCCGCGGTTGGTCGACCTGGATGGCGACAAAGTGGTGGATCGCGTCTACGCTGGCGACCTGATGGGCAATATGTGGGCGTTTGACCTCTCCAGCAGCAGCGACAGTAATTGGAGTGTGGTCGGTGGTAAACCACTATTCAAAGCGGGAGGCGGCACCCCCGAGGCGCAGAATGCGATTCTGGCGGCGCCGCTGGTAGCACGCAATACCGTGGTGACGGATGGCAGCTCACCAAATGTGTTGGTGATGTTTGGCACCGGCCAGTACCTGAATAGCGGTGATCTCAGCGATAATACCGCCGGGGCCTTCTATGCGGTGTGGGATAATGGTTACACGGAGACCAATGCGTCTCTGACCCCGTCAAATCTGGTTCCGCGCACGCTGACCGATGACGGTACCGGCCGCAAGATCAACTCAGGGGATGCGATCGACTGGACTACCTATTATGGCTGGCGCATGGAGCTGGACAGCGGCTCGGGTGATTACGCCGGCGAGCGGGTCATCACGTCGCCGGCACTGCGCCGCAATACCCTGTTCTTCAGTACTGTCAGCCCCAACCCGCAACCCTGTGCCTCCAGTGGCAAGGGATACCTGATGGCGTTCGATTTCCGCACCGGCCTCGAGGGCGACGATCCGGTGGCGGATATCAATAACGATGGTGAAATCAACGCGCAGGACGATGGCTATGTCGGCAAGGAATTCGAAAGCTGTACCGGCGATAACTGCGATGACGGTAGTAACAACTCCGGCGGCGATCCGGGGATGCCCGGTGAATCCGGTTTTATCGGCGATGTGCGCTGTACACCGGGCAGTAACGGTGATGTGATCTGCGACGATATCGACGTGGGGGATGAAGAACGCGAAGGCCGGCTCGCGTGGGAAGAGTTCTCGCCCCAATAA
- a CDS encoding type IV pilin protein, whose translation MKKQLGFTLIELMIVVAIVGILAAVAWPAYQNQVRSSNRADAEGALMGFAQAMERHFTEKGTYKGAADGGGDTGSPGVFAPQVPLDGSNKFYDLKIISADASSYTLQAQPIGGGVQANDGKLQLDSSGEKAWDRGNDGSFDDPGDLCWKTTCS comes from the coding sequence ATGAAAAAGCAGCTGGGTTTTACCCTGATAGAACTGATGATCGTGGTGGCGATTGTGGGGATCCTCGCCGCAGTCGCCTGGCCTGCCTACCAGAACCAGGTACGCTCCTCCAACCGTGCCGATGCCGAAGGGGCGTTGATGGGATTTGCGCAGGCTATGGAGCGCCACTTTACTGAAAAGGGCACTTACAAGGGCGCTGCAGATGGCGGCGGCGATACCGGAAGCCCCGGTGTTTTTGCCCCGCAGGTGCCCCTGGACGGCAGTAACAAATTCTACGATCTGAAAATCATAAGTGCCGATGCCAGCAGCTACACATTGCAGGCGCAGCCCATTGGCGGGGGGGTGCAGGCAAATGATGGCAAGCTGCAACTGGATTCCAGCGGTGAGAAAGCCTGGGACCGCGGCAACGACGGATCCTTCGATGATCCCGGCGACCTGTGCTGGAAGACAACCTGCAGCTGA
- a CDS encoding GspH/FimT family pseudopilin, which produces MKANSGVTLLELIVTMAILAVVASVAVPPMTHFVQRYRAEIQRHRLFDLIALARGKAYSEGKIYTLCPLDTDSNCNNDWSNGAQLFVDTDGDHQRDADEMLERILEPMPAGASLHWNTLHGSYLQFRPDGRPQNQTGNFAYCPPDSDAEQGWIIVLNATGRPYIGRDSDGNGLVENGSGSDLTCTAA; this is translated from the coding sequence ATGAAAGCGAATTCGGGCGTCACCCTGCTCGAACTGATTGTGACTATGGCGATTCTCGCTGTTGTCGCCAGTGTGGCAGTACCACCAATGACACATTTCGTTCAGCGCTACCGCGCGGAAATACAGCGACACCGACTTTTCGACCTTATCGCTCTGGCGCGCGGCAAAGCATACAGCGAAGGGAAAATCTATACACTCTGCCCCCTGGATACGGACAGCAACTGCAACAATGATTGGAGCAACGGCGCACAGCTGTTTGTCGACACCGATGGCGACCATCAGCGCGATGCCGATGAAATGCTGGAAAGGATCCTGGAGCCCATGCCTGCCGGCGCTTCACTGCACTGGAACACCCTGCACGGCAGCTATCTGCAGTTCCGCCCCGATGGCCGCCCGCAAAACCAGACGGGCAACTTTGCCTATTGCCCACCGGACAGCGACGCTGAACAGGGGTGGATTATTGTACTGAACGCCACCGGCCGCCCCTATATCGGCCGTGACAGTGACGGAAACGGACTGGTGGAAAACGGCAGCGGCAGCGACCTGACCTGCACTGCCGCCTGA
- a CDS encoding sigma-54 dependent transcriptional regulator, with the protein MQPLALVIDDEPDICELLTLTLRRMEVQCHTAADLAHARHLLERNHYDFCLTDMRLPDGDGLQLVEEIQEQRGGDTPVAVITAHGNMDTAINALKLGAFDFVSKPVDLERLRALVQLALRLREPHGGPQTDEHTQLLIGNASNMRRLREQIAKVARSNAPIYISGESGSGKELAARAIHTQGPRADHPFVPINCGAIPAELMESEFFGHRKGSFTGAHRDKPGLLQSAAGGTLFLDEVADLPLEMQVKLLRAIQEKSIRPIGASEETPIDVRILSATHKDLAREVAEGRFRSDLYYRINVIEIAVPPLRDRVEDIPLLAETIMQRIAGSTAPRLAEDTLAALRSYAFPGNVRQLENILERAFTLSDQRIIRARDLLLDREAAQAIEEQAAPVAAPPPTEIEPAYTGQFDPGHYTSLDEFLQSIERGAIEQALNETRWNRTAAAQKLGISFRSLRYRLKKLGLED; encoded by the coding sequence ATGCAACCACTGGCACTGGTCATCGACGATGAACCGGATATCTGCGAATTGCTTACCCTGACTCTGCGGCGTATGGAGGTGCAGTGCCACACCGCCGCCGACCTGGCGCATGCGCGACATTTGCTCGAGCGCAATCACTACGATTTCTGCCTCACCGATATGCGTCTGCCCGATGGTGACGGATTGCAACTGGTGGAGGAGATCCAGGAACAGCGCGGCGGCGATACGCCGGTTGCGGTGATTACCGCTCACGGCAATATGGATACCGCCATCAATGCGCTGAAACTTGGCGCCTTCGATTTCGTCAGCAAGCCGGTGGACCTCGAACGCCTGCGTGCGCTGGTGCAACTGGCGCTGCGCCTGCGCGAACCGCACGGCGGGCCGCAGACGGATGAACATACCCAGCTGCTGATTGGCAATGCCAGCAATATGCGCCGGCTGCGCGAGCAGATTGCCAAGGTTGCGCGCAGCAATGCACCGATTTATATCAGTGGCGAGTCCGGTTCCGGCAAGGAGCTGGCGGCCCGCGCCATTCACACCCAGGGCCCCCGCGCCGACCATCCCTTCGTTCCCATCAATTGCGGTGCCATCCCCGCGGAGCTGATGGAGAGCGAGTTCTTCGGCCATCGCAAAGGCAGTTTCACCGGCGCCCATCGCGACAAGCCGGGGCTGTTGCAAAGCGCGGCCGGCGGCACCCTGTTCCTGGACGAAGTGGCAGACCTGCCACTGGAGATGCAGGTCAAGCTGCTGCGCGCGATACAGGAAAAGAGCATTCGTCCGATCGGTGCCAGTGAGGAAACTCCGATCGACGTGCGCATTCTGAGTGCCACCCACAAAGACCTCGCTCGCGAAGTCGCCGAGGGCCGATTCCGCAGCGACCTCTACTACCGCATCAATGTGATCGAGATCGCCGTGCCGCCACTGCGCGACCGAGTCGAGGATATTCCGCTACTGGCAGAGACCATAATGCAGCGTATCGCCGGCAGCACCGCGCCACGTCTCGCGGAAGATACCCTCGCCGCGCTGCGCAGCTATGCGTTTCCCGGCAATGTGCGCCAACTGGAAAATATTCTCGAGCGTGCCTTTACCCTGAGCGACCAGCGGATCATTCGCGCACGCGATCTACTGCTCGACCGCGAAGCCGCCCAGGCGATTGAAGAACAAGCGGCGCCGGTAGCAGCTCCGCCACCCACCGAAATCGAACCCGCGTATACGGGGCAGTTCGATCCGGGCCACTACACATCACTGGACGAATTCCTGCAGTCGATCGAACGCGGCGCCATTGAACAGGCGCTGAACGAAACTCGCTGGAACAGGACCGCTGCGGCGCAGAAGCTCGGCATCAGCTTTCGCTCGCTGCGCTACCGGCTGAAGAAACTGGGGCTGGAAGACTGA
- a CDS encoding ATP-binding protein, protein MSTDNVSGAVHAAGPPLQHHELLRIYAFYRVAIALILLGIFTSGIGQGAVGNSAPGLFLNTVIAYAALNFGWLLHLRNSAYRTSTSQVGLILGCDILNFILLIQASGGLNSGLGYLLLINCSVGSMLLDRRMGAFFAAVASIAVIVQQLYGLLAGHAETQDIVSAGSLGILLFATVSALQYLSARIRSATLRADQQSRQAAHLQRLAQQIVERMRTGVLVMDAANQPELINRAARQLLGDQLQPGGERQGELHRIVREWRRDPGRGSTLVNAENGSELRFSFANLRREHGDSALVFVEDNRKLTQAAQKLKLASLGHLTGSIAHEIRNPLGAISHAAQLLSESTNLSAEDRHLTDIICRHSQRVNEIVENVMQLSRRRATVPQMHDLGHWLELFIQDFRAGAADDARIQLQLPDESVQARFDPQQLAQVVINLCANAMRHSHSACGLREVEVAVYRNRERDCAVLDVIDSGRGVPPEHRDKIFEPFFTTGQGGSGLGLYIARELCEANQANLFYCRSEDNRSCFRVEFAHANRVI, encoded by the coding sequence ATGAGTACAGACAATGTGAGCGGTGCAGTGCACGCCGCCGGCCCGCCCCTGCAACATCACGAGTTGTTGCGGATTTACGCATTTTACCGCGTGGCCATCGCCCTGATCCTGCTCGGCATCTTCACTTCCGGTATCGGCCAGGGCGCCGTCGGCAATAGCGCCCCGGGCCTCTTTCTCAATACCGTAATCGCCTACGCCGCGCTGAACTTCGGCTGGCTGCTGCACCTGCGCAACAGCGCCTACCGCACCAGCACGAGCCAGGTGGGGCTGATTCTCGGCTGCGACATCCTCAATTTTATCCTGCTGATCCAGGCCAGCGGCGGGCTCAATTCCGGTCTCGGCTACCTGCTGTTGATCAACTGCTCGGTGGGCTCAATGCTGCTCGACCGCCGTATGGGCGCCTTCTTCGCCGCCGTGGCCAGCATCGCGGTGATTGTTCAGCAGCTTTATGGCCTGCTGGCCGGCCATGCCGAGACCCAGGATATCGTCTCTGCCGGCAGCCTCGGCATACTGCTGTTTGCCACCGTCAGTGCACTGCAATATCTGTCCGCCCGAATCCGCAGCGCCACCCTGCGCGCCGACCAGCAAAGCCGCCAGGCCGCCCACCTGCAGCGCCTGGCGCAGCAGATCGTCGAGCGCATGCGCACCGGCGTGCTGGTGATGGATGCCGCCAACCAGCCGGAGCTGATCAACCGCGCCGCGCGCCAGCTGCTCGGCGACCAGCTGCAGCCCGGCGGCGAGCGACAGGGCGAGCTACACCGCATCGTGCGCGAGTGGCGCCGCGATCCGGGCCGCGGCAGCACCCTGGTCAACGCGGAAAACGGCAGCGAACTGCGATTCAGTTTCGCCAACCTGCGCCGCGAACACGGTGACAGTGCGCTGGTATTCGTGGAGGACAACCGCAAGCTGACCCAGGCGGCACAGAAACTGAAACTCGCCTCCCTCGGTCATCTGACCGGCTCCATCGCGCATGAAATCCGCAACCCCCTCGGGGCCATCAGCCACGCCGCGCAACTGTTATCGGAATCCACCAACCTGAGCGCGGAAGACCGCCACCTGACCGACATCATCTGTCGCCACAGCCAGCGCGTGAACGAGATCGTGGAGAATGTCATGCAACTGTCGCGACGCCGCGCCACCGTGCCGCAGATGCACGATCTGGGGCACTGGCTCGAACTGTTTATTCAGGACTTTCGCGCCGGCGCTGCGGACGACGCGCGTATACAGCTGCAACTGCCAGACGAATCGGTGCAGGCGCGCTTCGACCCGCAACAGCTGGCGCAGGTAGTCATCAACCTCTGTGCCAATGCCATGCGTCATTCTCACAGCGCCTGCGGCCTGCGCGAGGTGGAGGTGGCGGTCTACCGCAATCGCGAGCGCGACTGCGCCGTACTCGATGTCATCGACAGCGGCCGGGGCGTGCCGCCGGAGCACCGCGACAAAATCTTTGAACCGTTTTTCACCACCGGTCAGGGTGGCAGTGGCCTGGGCCTCTATATCGCGCGCGAATTGTGCGAAGCCAACCAGGCAAACCTGTTTTACTGTCGCAGCGAAGACAACCGGAGCTGCTTTCGGGTAGAGTTTGCTCACGCAAATCGAGTGATCTAG
- a CDS encoding NAD+ synthase has product MSTLQLVLAQINSLVGDIPGNTAHVIEVARRAHRELGADLVLFPELTLCGYPPEDLLLRPSMQRRIDAALAQLLAAELPCAVLVGYPRVVAGKVFNMAGLIDGGQLVAEYAKQKLPNYQVFDEMRYFVAGDQPCVLEFRGIPLSITVCEDIWHPEPVAQAAAAGAQLMLNINASPFHRGKAQQRLELLGNQARAGQMPIVYVNCCGGQDELVFDGGSFAVDALGKLSARAPEFTEHLLPVRVEQRDGQVTVASGEITPALGDLASVYRALVVGVRDYVNKNGFNGVVLGLSGGIDSALTLAIAVDALGSERVEALMMPFRYTSDLSRNDAADQAQRLGIRYRVVSIEPIFDAFMGALAAEFEGTSRDTTEENLQARSRGVLLMAISNKKGAMVLTTGNKSELAVGYATLYGDMVGGYNALKDVPKTLVFELARYRNSIDAVIPESVITRPPSAELAPDQVDSDSLPPYDELDRILNLYIDRDNSAEDIIARGFERATVERVVRLVDRNEYKRRQAAVGVRISERGFGRDRRYPITNGWKAGE; this is encoded by the coding sequence ATGTCTACTTTGCAGCTAGTGCTGGCACAAATCAATTCTCTGGTCGGGGATATTCCCGGTAATACCGCCCACGTAATAGAAGTGGCGCGTCGCGCCCACCGCGAGCTGGGCGCGGATCTGGTGCTGTTTCCCGAGCTGACCCTGTGTGGCTATCCGCCCGAGGACCTGCTGCTGCGCCCGAGTATGCAGCGGCGCATCGATGCGGCGCTGGCACAGCTGCTGGCGGCAGAGCTGCCCTGTGCGGTGCTGGTGGGCTATCCGCGGGTGGTGGCCGGCAAAGTCTTCAACATGGCGGGCCTCATTGACGGCGGCCAGCTGGTGGCCGAGTACGCCAAGCAAAAGCTGCCCAACTATCAGGTGTTTGACGAGATGCGCTACTTCGTCGCCGGCGATCAGCCGTGCGTACTGGAGTTCCGCGGCATTCCCCTGTCGATCACGGTGTGTGAGGACATCTGGCACCCGGAGCCGGTGGCCCAGGCCGCGGCCGCCGGCGCGCAGCTGATGCTGAATATCAACGCCTCGCCGTTTCACCGCGGCAAGGCCCAGCAGCGCCTGGAACTGCTCGGCAACCAGGCCCGCGCCGGGCAGATGCCGATTGTCTATGTCAATTGCTGCGGCGGGCAGGATGAGCTGGTATTCGACGGTGGTTCCTTTGCCGTCGATGCTCTGGGCAAGCTCAGCGCCCGCGCGCCGGAATTTACCGAGCACCTGCTGCCGGTGCGTGTCGAGCAGCGCGATGGCCAGGTCACGGTGGCGAGCGGTGAGATCACGCCGGCATTGGGCGATCTCGCCTCCGTATACCGCGCGCTGGTGGTGGGCGTGCGTGACTATGTCAACAAGAACGGTTTCAACGGTGTGGTGCTGGGGCTGTCCGGCGGTATCGATTCGGCGCTGACGCTGGCGATCGCCGTGGATGCCCTGGGTAGCGAGCGGGTCGAGGCGCTGATGATGCCGTTTCGCTACACCTCCGATCTCTCCAGGAACGATGCTGCGGATCAGGCGCAGCGCCTCGGAATCCGCTACCGGGTGGTCAGTATCGAGCCGATCTTCGATGCCTTTATGGGCGCGCTGGCCGCCGAGTTCGAGGGCACTTCACGGGATACCACCGAGGAAAACCTGCAGGCACGCTCCCGCGGCGTGTTGCTGATGGCCATTTCCAACAAGAAGGGCGCCATGGTGCTGACCACCGGCAACAAGAGCGAGCTGGCGGTGGGTTACGCCACCCTGTACGGCGATATGGTGGGGGGCTACAACGCCCTCAAGGACGTGCCCAAGACTCTGGTGTTTGAGCTGGCGCGGTACCGCAACAGCATCGACGCGGTGATTCCGGAGAGTGTCATCACCCGCCCGCCCAGCGCGGAGCTGGCACCGGACCAGGTCGATTCCGACAGCCTGCCGCCCTATGACGAGCTGGATCGGATTCTCAACCTGTATATCGATCGCGACAACAGTGCCGAGGACATCATCGCCCGCGGTTTCGAGCGCGCGACGGTGGAACGGGTGGTGCGCCTGGTAGATCGCAACGAGTATAAGCGCCGCCAGGCGGCGGTGGGTGTGCGCATCTCCGAGCGCGGGTTCGGCCGCGACCGGCGCTACCCGATCACGAATGGCTGGAAGGCCGGCGAATAG